In a genomic window of Orcinus orca chromosome 12, mOrcOrc1.1, whole genome shotgun sequence:
- the ARMT1 gene encoding damage-control phosphatase ARMT1 isoform X1, with amino-acid sequence MAGPPVSLSARDVGSFAYLTVKDRLPQILTKAIDTLHRHKSEFFEKHGEKGLEAEKKAISLLSKLRNELQTDKPIVPLVEKFVDTDLWNQYLEYQQSLLNESNGKPRWFLSPWLFVECYMYRRIHEAIIQSPPIDDFDIFKELKDQNFFESQESIIALCTHLQELMKTIEDLDENQLKNEFFKVLQISLWGNKCDLSLSGGKTISQKINLINSLEDLKPFILVNDMEHLWSLLSNCKKKRGKAAITRVDIVLDNCGFELVTDLVLADLLLSSKLATEIHFYGKTIPWFVSDTTLHDFNWIIKQLKHSNHKWVSKCGVDWENHIKMGRWVYLDHMFWTLPHEFSAMPQVAPDLYATLQKAHLILFKGDLNYRKLTGDRRWEFTVPFHEALNGFHPAPVCSIRTLKAEVQVGLQPGQGEQLTASVPNWLTIGKYGIFQFDGPL; translated from the exons ATGGCGGGGCCTCCGGTGTCTCTCTCGGCACGGGACGTAGG GTCATTTGCATATCTTACAGTTAAAGACAGATTACCACAGATCTTAACCAAGGCTATTGATACATTGCATCGACATAAAAGTGAATTTTTCGAGAAACATGGAGAG AAAGGCCTGGAAGCTGAAAAGAAAgcaatttctcttctttctaaatTACGGAATGAATTGCAAACAGATAAACCAATTGTTCCTTTGGTTGAGAAGTTTGTTGATACTGACCTATGGAATCAGTACCTAGAATATCAACAGAGCCTTTTAAATGAAAGTAATGGAAAACCAAGGTGGTTTCTCTCACCGTGGTTGTTTGTAGAATGCTACATGTATCGAAGAATTCATGAAGCAATTATCCAAAG TCCACCAATCGACGACtttgatatatttaaagaattaaaagaccAAAATTTCTTTGAGTCTCAGGAATCTATCATTGCTTTATGTACTCACCTGCAAGAGTTGATGAAAACTATTGAAGACCTAGATGAAAATCAGCTgaaaaatgagttttttaaagttcttcag atttcactgTGGGGAAATAAGTGTGATCTGTCTCTATCAGGTGGGAAAACTATTTCTCAGAAGATCAATTTAATAAACTCTTTGGAAGACCTAAAACCTTTCATTTTAGTGAATGACATGGAACATCTTTGGTCATTGCTTagcaattgcaaaaaaaaaagaggaaaagcagcTATTACTCGAGTGGATATTGTTCTGGATAATTGTGGGTTTGAACTTGTTACAGATTTAGTATTAGCTGACTTACTGTTGTCCTCTAAACTGGCTACTGAGATCCATTTTTATGGGAAAACGATTCCATGGTTTGTTTCTGATACTACTCTACATGATTTTAACTGGATAATCAAACAACTAAAACATTCTAATCATAAGTGGGTGTCCAAATGTGGGGTTGACTGGGAAAACCATATTAAAATGGGCAGATGGGTTTACCTCGATCACATGTTTTGGACTCTGCCTCATGAATTCAGTGCAATGCCTCAAGTCGCTCCTGACTTATATGCTACACTACAAAAggcacatttaattttatttaagggTGATTTGAATTACAGGAAGTTGACGGGGGACAGAAGATGGGAATTTACCGTTCCATTTCATGAGGCTTTGAATGGCTTCCACCCTGCACCTGTCTGCAGTATAAGAACATTAAAAGCTGAAGTTCAGGTTGGTCTGCAGCCTGGGCAAGGTGAACAACTCACAGCTTCTGTGCCCAACTGGTTGACCATTGGGAAATATGGAATATTTCAGTTTGATGGTCCACTTTGA
- the ARMT1 gene encoding damage-control phosphatase ARMT1 isoform X2, translating into MYRRIHEAIIQSPPIDDFDIFKELKDQNFFESQESIIALCTHLQELMKTIEDLDENQLKNEFFKVLQISLWGNKCDLSLSGGKTISQKINLINSLEDLKPFILVNDMEHLWSLLSNCKKKRGKAAITRVDIVLDNCGFELVTDLVLADLLLSSKLATEIHFYGKTIPWFVSDTTLHDFNWIIKQLKHSNHKWVSKCGVDWENHIKMGRWVYLDHMFWTLPHEFSAMPQVAPDLYATLQKAHLILFKGDLNYRKLTGDRRWEFTVPFHEALNGFHPAPVCSIRTLKAEVQVGLQPGQGEQLTASVPNWLTIGKYGIFQFDGPL; encoded by the exons ATGTATCGAAGAATTCATGAAGCAATTATCCAAAG TCCACCAATCGACGACtttgatatatttaaagaattaaaagaccAAAATTTCTTTGAGTCTCAGGAATCTATCATTGCTTTATGTACTCACCTGCAAGAGTTGATGAAAACTATTGAAGACCTAGATGAAAATCAGCTgaaaaatgagttttttaaagttcttcag atttcactgTGGGGAAATAAGTGTGATCTGTCTCTATCAGGTGGGAAAACTATTTCTCAGAAGATCAATTTAATAAACTCTTTGGAAGACCTAAAACCTTTCATTTTAGTGAATGACATGGAACATCTTTGGTCATTGCTTagcaattgcaaaaaaaaaagaggaaaagcagcTATTACTCGAGTGGATATTGTTCTGGATAATTGTGGGTTTGAACTTGTTACAGATTTAGTATTAGCTGACTTACTGTTGTCCTCTAAACTGGCTACTGAGATCCATTTTTATGGGAAAACGATTCCATGGTTTGTTTCTGATACTACTCTACATGATTTTAACTGGATAATCAAACAACTAAAACATTCTAATCATAAGTGGGTGTCCAAATGTGGGGTTGACTGGGAAAACCATATTAAAATGGGCAGATGGGTTTACCTCGATCACATGTTTTGGACTCTGCCTCATGAATTCAGTGCAATGCCTCAAGTCGCTCCTGACTTATATGCTACACTACAAAAggcacatttaattttatttaagggTGATTTGAATTACAGGAAGTTGACGGGGGACAGAAGATGGGAATTTACCGTTCCATTTCATGAGGCTTTGAATGGCTTCCACCCTGCACCTGTCTGCAGTATAAGAACATTAAAAGCTGAAGTTCAGGTTGGTCTGCAGCCTGGGCAAGGTGAACAACTCACAGCTTCTGTGCCCAACTGGTTGACCATTGGGAAATATGGAATATTTCAGTTTGATGGTCCACTTTGA